One Chitinophagaceae bacterium C216 genomic window carries:
- the mepA gene encoding Multidrug export protein MepA has translation MTTDYRGVRKASGFMHLLKEAIQGKELDYTSVSIRKAVMMLAIPMMLEMMMESVFALVDLYFVGHLEESSLAIQTVGLTESVLTVIYSVAMGISMAATAIVARRIGEKDNEAAARSAAQVIIIGLLINLLLSVLGIIYAREILMAMGATSEAAEYGKTFTQIMMGSSVIIMLLFLINGVFRGAGNATIAMKSLWIANICNIVLCPLLINGLGPIPALGLTGAAVATTTGRGIGVLYQLYHLLKGSGKIRLLMRHFKPDFSIIRSMIKIATPGTFQFVIASCSWIILARLVAVTGGEDGSAGYQTALRLMMFFMLPAWGLSGAASTLVGQNLGANAPERATQSVMKTVKYNIIFMLLVSLIFFSMGEWLVGFFSEVESVRSIASKAMYIMASGFVFYGIGMVMVNAFNGAGDTWTPTWINFFAFWTFQVPVAYLLAVYFEMGPTGVFVAIPIAETGVTIASYILFRKGKWKQKQV, from the coding sequence ATGACGACGGATTATAGAGGTGTCCGTAAGGCATCTGGTTTTATGCATTTGTTGAAAGAAGCTATTCAGGGTAAAGAGCTCGATTATACCAGCGTGAGCATCCGTAAGGCTGTAATGATGCTTGCTATTCCGATGATGCTGGAAATGATGATGGAGTCGGTTTTTGCTTTAGTAGACTTGTATTTTGTGGGTCATCTAGAAGAAAGTAGTCTGGCGATACAAACGGTAGGGCTTACAGAATCGGTTCTCACCGTAATTTATTCAGTGGCTATGGGTATAAGCATGGCCGCCACGGCTATTGTGGCCAGGCGTATTGGTGAAAAAGACAATGAAGCCGCAGCCCGTAGCGCTGCACAGGTGATAATTATAGGACTATTGATAAATCTCCTCCTTAGTGTTTTAGGAATTATATATGCCCGCGAGATACTGATGGCCATGGGTGCGACAAGCGAAGCTGCGGAATATGGAAAAACTTTCACCCAAATAATGATGGGCAGTAGTGTGATTATTATGCTGCTGTTCCTTATAAATGGCGTGTTTCGCGGTGCTGGAAACGCAACTATAGCTATGAAAAGCTTGTGGATTGCCAATATTTGCAATATCGTATTGTGTCCTCTTTTGATTAATGGGCTGGGACCCATACCAGCTCTAGGATTAACAGGTGCTGCTGTTGCTACAACTACAGGGAGAGGTATCGGTGTGTTGTATCAATTGTATCATTTACTGAAGGGGAGTGGTAAAATACGTCTACTAATGCGGCATTTTAAACCGGATTTTTCCATTATTCGTTCTATGATAAAAATTGCTACACCCGGTACGTTTCAATTTGTAATAGCATCATGTAGCTGGATTATATTAGCACGACTGGTAGCTGTAACTGGAGGTGAGGATGGTAGTGCAGGTTACCAGACAGCTTTGCGATTGATGATGTTTTTTATGTTGCCTGCATGGGGATTAAGTGGTGCGGCTTCTACATTGGTGGGACAAAATCTGGGAGCTAACGCTCCTGAGCGCGCCACTCAGTCGGTTATGAAAACAGTGAAATACAACATCATCTTTATGTTATTGGTTTCATTGATTTTCTTTTCGATGGGAGAATGGCTAGTGGGCTTTTTTAGTGAGGTGGAAAGTGTACGTAGCATTGCTTCAAAGGCAATGTATATTATGGCGAGCGGATTTGTTTTTTATGGAATTGGAATGGTAATGGTTAATGCCTTCAATGGCGCTGGTGATACTTGGACACCTACTTGGATCAATTTCTTTGCCTTCTGGACTTTTCAAGTTCCGGTAGCTTATCTGTTAGCTGTATATTTTGAGATGGGGCCCACAGGCGTCTTTGTGGCCATACCTATTGCAGAGACAGGGGTTACAATAGCATCATATATCCTTTTTCGAAAAGGAAAATGGAAGCAAAAGCAAGTATAA
- the hpt gene encoding Hypoxanthine-guanine phosphoribosyltransferase — translation METIQVHDKVFKPYITENQIQQRIKELAENINRDYAEQTVIFIAILNGSFMFASDFFKHLTIKSEISFIKLASYKGLKSSGTVTTAIGLDVDLHNKHVVVLEDIIDTGKTLHHFIPQLEHQHPASLKIVTLLHKAEMTQYPVQIDYTGFVIPNKFVVGYGLDYDGQGRNYRDIYQLVE, via the coding sequence ATGGAAACAATACAAGTGCATGATAAGGTGTTTAAACCCTACATAACTGAAAATCAGATTCAGCAACGCATTAAGGAGCTCGCCGAAAATATCAACCGCGATTATGCAGAACAAACGGTTATTTTCATTGCCATTTTGAATGGCTCCTTTATGTTCGCTTCTGATTTTTTTAAACATCTTACTATTAAAAGCGAAATCAGTTTTATAAAACTGGCATCATATAAAGGACTAAAATCATCCGGTACGGTAACCACCGCTATAGGCCTTGACGTTGATCTGCATAACAAACACGTAGTAGTACTGGAAGATATTATTGATACAGGGAAAACACTGCATCATTTTATACCGCAACTGGAGCACCAGCATCCGGCCTCTTTGAAGATCGTAACGCTGCTTCATAAAGCCGAAATGACACAGTATCCGGTACAGATTGATTATACCGGATTTGTGATTCCTAATAAATTTGTGGTAGGGTACGGACTAGATTATGATGGTCAGGGACGCAATTACAGAGATATTTACCAATTGGTAGAATAG
- the trmR_2 gene encoding tRNA 5-hydroxyuridine methyltransferase, with protein sequence MSDNLNYELLNQFAEVYSSKEDPLLAAVNDFTQKNHAEPHMLSGHVQGLLLKMFSLMIRPQRILEIGTFTGYSALCLAEGLTEDGCLHTIESREHTAAIAQNFFDQSPIGHKIKLHTGLAADIIPQLDETWDMVFIDADKTGYINYFELVLPKVRKNGFIFADNIFFHGEALKENAKGKSGKAVKEFNNYINNRTDIEKVVLTVRDGLYLIRKR encoded by the coding sequence ATGAGCGATAACCTAAACTATGAATTATTAAACCAATTTGCAGAAGTCTATAGCAGTAAAGAAGATCCTCTGCTGGCTGCAGTAAATGATTTTACACAAAAAAATCATGCCGAGCCTCACATGCTTAGCGGTCACGTACAGGGGCTCTTGCTAAAGATGTTCAGCTTAATGATACGTCCCCAGAGGATATTGGAAATAGGCACTTTTACCGGCTACAGTGCGCTGTGCCTCGCCGAAGGTCTTACCGAAGATGGATGCCTACATACTATAGAATCGAGGGAACATACGGCCGCCATTGCACAAAACTTTTTTGATCAATCGCCAATTGGCCATAAAATTAAACTACATACAGGTCTCGCAGCAGACATCATTCCTCAACTCGATGAAACCTGGGACATGGTGTTTATTGATGCCGATAAAACGGGATATATCAACTATTTCGAATTGGTATTACCTAAGGTTCGAAAAAATGGTTTTATCTTCGCCGATAATATTTTTTTCCACGGCGAAGCGTTAAAAGAAAATGCCAAGGGCAAAAGCGGAAAAGCCGTAAAAGAATTTAATAATTACATTAACAATAGGACAGATATCGAAAAAGTCGTGCTAACAGTACGCGACGGGCTTTATTTAATTAGGAAAAGATAA
- a CDS encoding Putative cytokinin riboside 5'-monophosphate phosphoribohydrolase: MSVKSLAVFCGSRDGRETLYTEEARKLGQWMASKKIRLVYGGGNVGLMGAIANAVLEGGGEVFGVIPKILDARERSHRQLTQLLVVDTMHIRKKNMYDLCDAAVILPGGYGTLDELFEMITWNNLSIHDKQIFILNLNGFYDHLLAHIDTMLVNGFLYENPMNNISVVSNVEELIALPSLRNAGINIA, translated from the coding sequence ATGTCAGTAAAATCTTTAGCTGTTTTTTGCGGATCGCGAGATGGTAGGGAAACATTGTATACCGAAGAAGCCCGAAAATTAGGCCAGTGGATGGCATCAAAGAAAATTAGGTTGGTATATGGAGGTGGTAATGTAGGATTGATGGGTGCGATTGCCAATGCTGTTCTGGAAGGAGGGGGTGAGGTTTTTGGTGTTATTCCGAAAATTCTGGACGCCAGAGAACGATCACATCGACAGTTGACGCAGTTGCTGGTGGTAGATACCATGCACATTCGTAAAAAAAACATGTATGACTTATGCGATGCAGCGGTTATTCTGCCCGGAGGTTATGGTACACTGGACGAACTTTTTGAAATGATTACATGGAATAATCTGTCCATACACGATAAACAAATCTTTATTCTTAATCTCAACGGATTTTACGATCATCTTTTGGCTCACATTGATACCATGCTTGTGAACGGTTTTTTGTACGAAAATCCCATGAACAACATTTCAGTTGTGAGTAATGTGGAGGAACTGATAGCCTTGCCATCGCTGCGTAATGCCGGGATCAATATTGCATAA
- the mca gene encoding Mycothiol S-conjugate amidase, protein MKSRILLVVFLCFGLAVWAQPEPALSASQILHRIQKLKVLGSVLYIAAHPDDENTRLITYLANDKLYRTAYLSLTRGDGGQNLIGDEQGIELGLIRTQELLAARRIDGGEQFFTRAFDFGFSKNPDETFEKWNKEKILSDVVWVIRNYRPDVIITRFPTTGEGGHGHHTASAILAVEAFRAAADPKRFPEQLKWVQPWQAKRILWNTFSFGSVNTTDPSQFKVNAGGYNSLLGKSYGELAAESRSQHKSQGFGSAAARGDSYEYFKVLGGEAPQNDVLDGVNTSWNRIGKDGAAIEKLITDIENKFDYTAPQKSVAALVQLYKELDKIKSSSYWVPQKLKEVQQLIMWCSGLFIDAWTHQPYVVQTGNVDIQVAVNNRTGVPANLINITVEDQNLAPNTQLDKNKNYVFSKSIIVPLTKAISQPYWLREKKEEYTYTVKDQLLIGIPDVHPAYVAQVRVNVYGEDFVFEKPVRYKYTDPVKGEIYQPLPVVPPATITTSPHLLIFNGQQSTQTLNVQLHANTKLEGRVTTGLRGVKYSGPQPADIVLEKGSTKSYHFTISNIDNANRAYVVNPYAEKNNDRDTIAYALALRSIRYDHIPAITYFYPDQAVALSIDLKTAGKKIGYIPGAGDKCAQILERMGYDVTVLDRTAVLTTDLRKYDAIITGVRAYNTNEWMNEVYEKLMTYIHEGGNLIVQYNTSNNIGPLRAKIGPYAFNISRNRITDEQAKVKLLDPSHKVFNFPNKIVASDFDGWIQERSIYHADSWDSNLKPLLSMADPGERPHDGSLIVGKYGKGYFTYTGLVFFRQLPAGVPGALRLMANLIALNQEQ, encoded by the coding sequence ATGAAAAGTCGTATTCTGCTTGTCGTTTTCTTGTGTTTCGGTTTAGCAGTGTGGGCACAGCCTGAACCTGCTTTATCGGCTTCGCAGATTTTACATCGTATACAGAAGCTGAAAGTTTTGGGATCGGTGTTGTATATAGCCGCCCATCCTGATGATGAAAATACACGTTTGATTACCTATTTAGCTAATGACAAATTGTATCGCACCGCGTATTTATCACTTACACGAGGCGACGGTGGGCAAAATCTTATTGGAGATGAGCAGGGTATCGAGTTAGGACTGATTCGTACGCAGGAATTGCTTGCTGCACGTCGTATTGATGGCGGAGAGCAGTTTTTTACCAGGGCATTTGATTTCGGTTTTTCCAAAAATCCGGATGAAACCTTTGAAAAATGGAATAAGGAAAAGATCTTAAGTGATGTGGTATGGGTCATTCGCAATTACCGACCTGATGTAATTATTACACGCTTCCCTACTACAGGCGAAGGGGGCCATGGTCATCATACAGCCAGCGCAATATTGGCGGTGGAGGCATTTCGTGCCGCTGCTGATCCTAAAAGGTTCCCTGAGCAGTTAAAGTGGGTACAGCCTTGGCAGGCTAAACGTATACTGTGGAATACGTTTAGCTTTGGCAGCGTCAACACTACCGATCCCTCGCAGTTTAAGGTAAATGCAGGAGGGTATAACAGTTTGTTGGGAAAAAGTTATGGAGAGTTGGCGGCCGAAAGCCGTAGCCAACATAAATCTCAGGGTTTTGGTTCTGCCGCTGCGAGAGGCGACAGTTATGAATATTTTAAAGTGCTAGGTGGAGAAGCTCCTCAAAACGATGTGCTGGATGGCGTAAATACATCTTGGAACCGCATCGGTAAGGATGGAGCAGCTATAGAAAAACTTATTACCGATATTGAAAACAAATTTGATTATACAGCTCCTCAAAAATCAGTAGCAGCTTTGGTGCAATTGTATAAAGAGCTCGATAAGATTAAGAGCAGTAGTTACTGGGTACCACAAAAACTAAAAGAAGTACAACAGCTGATTATGTGGTGTAGTGGTTTGTTTATAGATGCTTGGACACATCAGCCTTATGTAGTACAAACCGGAAATGTGGATATTCAAGTGGCAGTAAATAATAGGACGGGGGTCCCAGCAAATCTGATAAATATTACGGTGGAAGATCAAAATCTGGCCCCCAACACGCAGTTGGATAAAAATAAGAATTATGTGTTCTCTAAGAGTATTATAGTACCCTTAACTAAAGCAATATCGCAGCCATATTGGCTAAGGGAGAAGAAAGAGGAATACACCTATACTGTAAAAGACCAATTGCTGATTGGAATACCGGACGTACACCCTGCTTATGTCGCACAGGTGCGTGTAAATGTTTATGGAGAGGATTTTGTATTTGAAAAGCCTGTGCGCTACAAGTACACCGATCCTGTGAAAGGGGAAATATATCAACCTTTGCCGGTGGTACCACCAGCAACAATAACTACCTCGCCACATCTGCTCATCTTTAATGGGCAACAATCTACACAGACATTGAACGTTCAGTTGCATGCCAATACAAAGTTGGAGGGTAGGGTTACTACAGGTCTTCGTGGAGTTAAATACTCCGGACCTCAGCCAGCCGACATAGTACTTGAAAAAGGAAGTACGAAGAGCTATCATTTTACAATCTCCAATATTGACAATGCAAATAGGGCTTATGTTGTAAATCCCTATGCAGAGAAGAATAATGATAGAGATACTATTGCATATGCTCTTGCACTGCGCAGTATTCGCTATGATCATATCCCGGCCATTACATATTTTTATCCCGACCAGGCTGTAGCGCTTAGTATCGATCTTAAAACAGCAGGAAAGAAAATAGGGTACATTCCCGGTGCGGGCGATAAGTGTGCGCAAATACTGGAGCGTATGGGGTATGATGTGACAGTACTAGATCGTACGGCAGTATTGACAACCGATTTGAGAAAGTATGATGCCATCATAACCGGTGTACGTGCTTACAACACCAATGAGTGGATGAATGAAGTGTATGAAAAACTGATGACGTATATACATGAGGGGGGCAATCTAATTGTTCAATATAATACTAGTAATAATATAGGACCGCTAAGGGCTAAGATAGGTCCTTATGCATTTAATATTTCCCGCAATAGAATTACCGATGAACAGGCAAAAGTGAAGCTGCTTGATCCTTCGCACAAAGTGTTTAACTTTCCTAATAAAATTGTGGCTTCGGATTTTGATGGCTGGATTCAGGAACGCAGTATTTATCATGCTGACAGCTGGGATAGCAATTTGAAGCCGCTGCTTTCGATGGCCGATCCCGGAGAGCGACCACATGACGGCAGCCTGATTGTTGGAAAATATGGAAAAGGTTATTTCACATATACAGGTTTAGTATTTTTTCGTCAATTACCGGCCGGTGTTCCTGGTGCATTGCGGTTAATGGCAAACCTCATAGCATTAAATCAGGAGCAATAA
- the ddpX gene encoding D-alanyl-D-alanine dipeptidase, which produces MSAIRITFCLLLFFVLAHPKSNAQQAEVYIERSKKTYKTKISTHPELRMVELKSLIPHLVYDLRYATANNFMHRRMYPSNTRVTFLRQPAAEALLKVQRELQNKDLGLKIFDAYRPYAVTQKFWELVKDERYVAHPSKGSNHNRGTAVDVTIIDLKTGKELDMGTGFDNFTDSAHHDFQHLPTQVLKNRELLKSTMIKYGFTPLSTEWWHYTYKSDIQFDVLDIPFKKLLRY; this is translated from the coding sequence ATGTCTGCAATCAGAATCACTTTCTGCCTGCTGCTCTTCTTCGTTCTCGCTCATCCCAAGAGCAATGCGCAGCAAGCGGAGGTATATATAGAACGCTCGAAGAAAACGTATAAAACCAAAATCAGCACGCACCCTGAGTTGAGGATGGTGGAACTCAAAAGTCTCATACCGCATCTTGTATACGACTTAAGGTACGCCACAGCAAATAATTTTATGCATCGTCGCATGTATCCATCCAACACTAGGGTCACTTTTTTAAGACAACCTGCCGCCGAGGCTTTATTAAAAGTGCAGCGAGAGCTTCAAAACAAAGATTTGGGACTAAAGATTTTCGATGCCTATCGTCCCTATGCGGTGACCCAAAAATTCTGGGAGCTTGTAAAGGACGAGCGTTATGTAGCCCATCCATCAAAAGGAAGCAATCATAATAGAGGAACAGCAGTGGATGTAACCATTATTGATTTAAAAACAGGCAAAGAGCTGGATATGGGAACCGGCTTCGATAACTTTACCGATTCGGCTCATCACGATTTTCAACACCTACCCACACAAGTACTCAAAAATCGGGAGTTACTAAAAAGCACGATGATAAAATACGGCTTCACTCCTTTGTCAACCGAATGGTGGCATTATACTTACAAAAGTGACATACAGTTTGATGTACTAGATATTCCATTTAAAAAACTACTACGATACTAA
- the groS gene encoding 10 kDa chaperonin, with amino-acid sequence MRITAENRFKKLIVIGDRILIKPLKPDERTSSGLYLPPGVQEKEKVQQGYVIKTGPGYAIPVPVEDEPWKAEEEQVRYVPLQAKEGDLAIFLLSGATEVMYEGEKYFIVPQSAILMLEREEDL; translated from the coding sequence ATGCGTATAACAGCAGAAAACAGGTTTAAGAAGCTTATTGTAATTGGAGATCGAATTTTGATTAAACCTTTAAAACCTGATGAGCGCACATCCAGCGGCTTGTATCTTCCGCCGGGTGTTCAGGAAAAAGAAAAAGTACAACAGGGATATGTAATCAAAACTGGCCCGGGGTATGCCATACCTGTACCTGTAGAGGACGAGCCTTGGAAAGCTGAAGAGGAACAGGTTAGATACGTACCCCTACAAGCTAAAGAAGGCGACCTCGCCATATTTCTTTTGAGTGGAGCTACGGAAGTGATGTACGAAGGCGAAAAATATTTTATCGTACCACAAAGTGCTATATTGATGCTGGAGCGCGAAGAAGATTTGTAA
- the blaI gene encoding Penicillinase repressor codes for MADVKSIKPTESELEILQVLWQKGQATVREVHEVLTQTKEVGYTTTLKLMQIMHEKGLVLRDDSSRTHIYKAAYNKEHTQKFLLNKFISNLFGGSPSQLVLQALGSQKVSEQELDQIQAMINDLKRKQNQ; via the coding sequence ATGGCAGACGTAAAATCTATAAAACCCACTGAAAGCGAGCTGGAAATTTTACAAGTATTATGGCAGAAGGGGCAAGCTACCGTGAGAGAAGTACATGAAGTCCTTACTCAAACCAAAGAAGTAGGCTACACAACTACCCTTAAACTCATGCAAATCATGCATGAAAAAGGTTTAGTACTAAGAGACGATTCCTCACGCACACACATTTATAAAGCAGCCTATAACAAAGAACATACACAAAAATTTTTATTGAATAAGTTTATAAGCAACCTTTTCGGCGGTTCTCCGTCTCAATTAGTGTTACAGGCACTAGGGAGTCAAAAAGTGTCGGAGCAAGAGCTGGACCAAATACAGGCGATGATTAACGACCTGAAAAGAAAACAAAATCAATAA
- a CDS encoding putative transcriptional regulatory protein produces MRIQKTDQEKYMGRIFEVRKATMFARYDRMAKQFTRIGKDIAIAVKAGGPDPATNAALRRCIQNAKSVNMPKDRIEAAIKRAQGKEMDNYEEILYEGYGPHGVAILVVTATDNHVRTVANVKAHFNKGGGSMGTSGSVSFQFNKMGVFRLKPDGLNIEELELELIDYGLEELGDSSDDDGNPIVVIRTGFTDFGNMQKALEERNITPISAEVEWIPTTTVPVTDEQAEEVSKLIERLEQDEDVQKVFHNMG; encoded by the coding sequence TTGCGCATTCAAAAAACAGATCAAGAAAAATATATGGGAAGGATATTTGAAGTACGTAAAGCTACCATGTTTGCCCGCTACGATCGCATGGCAAAACAATTTACCCGAATCGGAAAAGATATTGCCATTGCCGTAAAAGCGGGAGGACCTGACCCCGCCACTAATGCAGCTTTGCGCAGATGTATCCAGAACGCGAAAAGCGTGAACATGCCCAAGGACAGAATCGAGGCCGCCATTAAGCGTGCTCAGGGCAAGGAAATGGATAACTATGAAGAAATTCTATATGAAGGTTATGGTCCTCACGGTGTAGCGATATTAGTTGTTACTGCTACTGATAACCATGTTCGTACCGTTGCGAACGTAAAAGCCCATTTTAATAAAGGTGGGGGCTCTATGGGAACTAGTGGTAGCGTATCCTTCCAGTTCAATAAAATGGGCGTATTCAGGCTGAAACCAGACGGACTCAATATTGAAGAACTGGAACTGGAACTCATTGATTACGGACTGGAAGAATTAGGAGACAGCTCTGATGACGATGGCAACCCTATCGTCGTAATTCGTACCGGATTTACCGATTTCGGTAATATGCAAAAAGCACTCGAAGAAAGAAATATCACTCCTATCAGTGCCGAAGTGGAGTGGATTCCTACTACAACCGTTCCTGTAACAGACGAGCAGGCAGAAGAAGTAAGCAAACTTATCGAACGTCTGGAACAGGATGAAGACGTGCAGAAAGTTTTCCACAATATGGGATAA
- the yhdG_1 gene encoding putative amino acid permease YhdG — translation MGLFVKKPLHLLFSEAQESEKGLKKTLTSWSLVALGIGAIIGAGLFSITGVAAANYAGPGIMISFAIAALGCAFAGLCYAEFASMIPVAGSAYTYSYATMGEFIAWIIGWDLVLEYAVGAATVASSWSGYLGKLLASFGVALPPELMMTPFDVAADGVTHGILNLPAVFIVVLMSLVLIKGTSESAFVNTIIVILKVGIVLAFILVGIKYVKPENLQPLIPENEGTFGKFGWTGIIRAAAVVFFAYIGFDAVSTAAQETKNPKRAMPIGIMGSLLICTALYIVFAYVMVGVVHYTQFGAGSTADHLAPVAIAIEHMGEVDAAGNITPAYPWLNNTIIIAILLGYASVILVMLLGQSRVFYSMSSDGLLPKFFSTVHPKFRTPSKSNLFFMVLVSMFAAFIPGRVVGEMTSIGTLFAFILVCIGVMILRKSNPDAPRAFKTPLVPLVPILGIIVCFGMMSFLPFDTWIRLIVWMLIGLDIYLYYGIKHSKLNKDKHDSRSYKTVSNTGIVLAILLAIIALVHHYTTDVPDNALFYFSMFIAVIHLVIYFTRRGYQPNINAGN, via the coding sequence ATGGGATTATTTGTAAAGAAACCACTCCATCTTTTATTCTCAGAAGCTCAGGAATCTGAAAAGGGCCTAAAGAAAACACTCACCTCTTGGTCGCTTGTTGCTCTTGGAATAGGAGCGATTATAGGAGCGGGCCTGTTCTCTATCACCGGCGTTGCGGCGGCTAATTATGCGGGCCCGGGCATCATGATATCTTTTGCAATTGCTGCATTAGGTTGTGCCTTTGCCGGTCTATGTTATGCAGAGTTTGCAAGTATGATTCCTGTAGCAGGAAGTGCTTATACATACAGCTATGCTACCATGGGAGAATTTATCGCCTGGATTATAGGCTGGGACCTTGTATTGGAATACGCCGTGGGTGCAGCAACGGTAGCATCTAGTTGGTCGGGATATCTGGGTAAACTTTTAGCCTCCTTCGGTGTGGCGCTACCACCGGAGCTGATGATGACACCCTTTGATGTAGCCGCCGATGGGGTTACTCACGGTATTTTGAATTTACCGGCTGTATTTATCGTAGTATTAATGTCTTTAGTACTTATCAAAGGAACCAGCGAGTCTGCCTTTGTAAACACTATCATTGTAATTCTGAAAGTAGGTATTGTACTTGCTTTTATTTTGGTAGGTATAAAATATGTAAAACCTGAAAACCTGCAGCCCCTGATTCCTGAAAACGAAGGCACATTCGGAAAGTTTGGGTGGACAGGAATCATTCGTGCAGCAGCAGTTGTATTCTTTGCCTATATCGGATTTGACGCAGTTTCTACTGCAGCTCAGGAGACCAAAAACCCTAAACGTGCTATGCCCATTGGTATTATGGGCTCATTACTCATTTGTACCGCATTATATATCGTTTTCGCATATGTAATGGTAGGTGTAGTACATTATACACAATTTGGTGCCGGTAGTACAGCAGATCACCTGGCTCCGGTTGCTATTGCTATCGAACATATGGGAGAAGTCGATGCCGCAGGCAATATTACGCCTGCTTATCCCTGGCTGAATAATACCATTATCATTGCCATTTTATTGGGTTACGCATCGGTAATTCTGGTGATGCTATTAGGACAAAGCCGCGTGTTCTACTCTATGAGTTCAGACGGCCTTTTACCCAAATTCTTCTCAACCGTGCATCCCAAATTCCGTACTCCCTCTAAATCCAACCTGTTCTTCATGGTGTTGGTTAGTATGTTTGCCGCATTTATTCCCGGGCGCGTAGTGGGTGAGATGACCAGTATCGGTACGCTGTTTGCATTTATTCTGGTATGCATTGGTGTGATGATATTAAGAAAATCTAATCCCGATGCCCCTCGTGCATTCAAAACACCGCTAGTACCGCTGGTGCCTATTCTCGGTATTATAGTATGCTTTGGTATGATGTCTTTCCTTCCATTCGATACATGGATTCGTCTGATTGTATGGATGCTCATAGGATTGGACATCTATCTGTATTACGGAATTAAACACAGTAAGCTCAACAAGGATAAACACGATAGCCGTAGCTATAAAACAGTATCTAACACAGGTATCGTGCTTGCCATTCTGCTGGCGATCATTGCGCTGGTACATCATTACACCACAGATGTTCCCGACAATGCTCTGTTCTACTTCTCTATGTTTATTGCTGTAATACATCTGGTAATTTATTTCACGAGACGAGGCTATCAACCTAATATCAATGCAGGAAACTAG